The following coding sequences lie in one Chanos chanos chromosome 4, fChaCha1.1, whole genome shotgun sequence genomic window:
- the atoh7 gene encoding transcription factor atoh7 codes for MKPRRPSCTDSSSDSDSRSPEKFESAARRRMAANARERKRMQGLNTAFDRLRKVVPQWGQDKKLSKYETLQMALSYIMALSRILTDTNRHNNSDRQWLDLQFDSLQSENYACFMRYSSPVENECIHSPFSYHCEGVHIQS; via the coding sequence ATGAAGCCTCGCAGGCCAAGCTGCACAGACTCcagctctgactctgactccagGAGTCCTGAGAAGTTTGAGAGCGCAGCCCGGCGAAGGATGGCAGCCAACGCGcgggagaggaagaggatgcaGGGTCTGAACACCGCCTTCGACCGCCTGCGTAAAGTCGTCCCTCAGTGGGGCCAGGATAAGAAACTCTCGAAATACGAGACGCTGCAGATGGCGTTGAGTTACATCATGGCCCTCAGTCGGATCCTGACAGACACCAACAGACACAACAACAGCGACAGGCAGTGGCTGGACCTCCAGTTTGACAGTTTGCAGTCGGAAAACTACGCGTGTTTTATGAGGTACAGCTCTCCCGTTGAGAACGAGTGCATCCATTCGCCTTTCTCTTATCACTGTGAGGGTGTCCACATCCAGTCATAG
- the LOC115810513 gene encoding RING finger protein 122, whose protein sequence is MQCGKQSSVIVMQCKKQSSMTVMQCFLHPQRVTQEQGASRVILEYSVNTGAGCQCSPAFSISRPHCTMSTDEIYHLPLNVYIIILGVGLFIFIMSMIFCCYLFRLKRQSTHEQYGYNEVVLKGAGKKLSLLGQTCAVCLEEFRSRDELGVCPCSHAFHKKCLVKWLEIRSVCPMCNKPVCRLQPTPLQGAEGPPSPLEV, encoded by the exons ATGCAGTGtgggaaacagagcagtgtgataGTAATGCAGTGTAAGAAACAGAGCAGCATGACAGTAAtgcagt GCTTCCTCCACCCTCAGAGAGTGACGCAGGAACAGGGAGCCAGCCGTGTCATACTGGAGTATTCAGTCAACACAGGAGCTG GATGCCAGTGTAGCCCAGCGTTCAGCATCTCACGGCCGCACTGCACGATGAGCACAGACGAGATCTACCACCTTCCTCTAAACGTCTACATCATCATCCTGGGCGTCGgactcttcatcttcatcatgaGCATGATCTTCTGTTGCTACCTGTTCAG acTGAAACGACAAAGCACACATGAACAGTACGGATATAATGAG GTGGTATTAAAAGGTGCAGGGAAGAAACTGAGCCTTCTTGGA caaaCCTGTGCTGTTTGCCTGGAGGAGTTTAGGAGCAGAGATGAACTCGGAGTGTGTCCCTGCTCACATGCTTTTCATAAGAA GTGTCTGGTGAAGTGGCTGGAAATCCGCAGTGTTTGTCCCATGTGTAATAAGCCCGTCTGCAGGCTGCAGCCAACCCCCCTGCAGGGGGCGGAGGGGCCCCCCAGCCCGCTAGaggtgtga
- the LOC115810958 gene encoding calcium homeostasis modulator protein 2-like, whose protein sequence is MAALIAENFKFISLFFKSKDVVIFNGLIALGTVASQTAYNVFAFHCPCSPERNYLYGLAAIGAPALAFFIVGVMLNRNTWDLLSECRLRKCRKLSGTAAFALLRSVFGRAIVAPVTWTVLSLLRGEAYVCALSEFVDPLSLDGFPTSNQSSKVLARFPCQDVPSDLQRFWGEIERRLKYESQLLGWLLVGLISLGAFLLLCLKRCCSPLGYQQEAYWSQFRSSESSLFQRTAAAHAKILAAENVRSFFGFVALDREEKELLEECQGAKSVIPSVEWNRITGLYLYRENKGTPLYSRLNKWAKYTMENNTEAIEKEMDILNC, encoded by the exons ATGGCTGCTCTCATCGCAGAAAATTTTAAGTTCATCTCCCTCTTCTTCAAAAGCAAAGATGTGGTGATTTTTAACGGTCTGATCGCCCTGGGCACCGTGGCCAGTCAGACAGCGTACAATGTCTTTGCCTTTCACTGCCCCTGCTCACCAGAGAGGAATTACCTGTATGGTCTGGCAGCCATCGGAGCACCAGCCCTGGCCTTCTTCATCGTCGGAGTTATGCTAAACAGGAACACCTGGGACCTTTTGTCAGAGTGCCGGCTCAGAAAATGCCGGAAACTTTCTGGCACGGCTGCTTTCGCTCTGTTGAGGTCCGTCTTCGGCCGAGCGATCGTCGCCCCGGTAACCTGGACGGTGCTCTCGCTCCTGCGAGGGGAAGCCTACGTCTGTGCCCTCAGTGAGTTTGTTGACCCTTTGTCTTTGGACGGCTTTCCCACCTCTAATCAGAGCTCCAAGGTCCTGGCCCGGTTCCCCTGTCAGGACGTCCCGTCGGACCTGCAGCGATTCTGGGGTGAAATTGAGCGTCGGCTTAAATATGAATCCCAG CTCCTGGGCTGGCTCCTGGTCGGGCTGATCTCTCTCGGTGCGTTCCTGCTGCTGTGTCTGAAACGCTGCTGCTCTCCCCTCGGCTACCAGCAGGAGGCATACTGGTCCCAGTTTCGTTCCAGTGAGAGCTCTCTCTTCCAGCGCACAGCGGCCGCTCACGCCAAGATCCTGGCCGCCGAGAATGTACGAAGCTTTTTTGGCTTCGTGGCCTTAGACCGTGAGGAGAAGGAGCTGCTGGAAGAATGCCAAGGTGCTAAGAGTGTGATTCCCAGTGTGGAGTGGAACCGCATCACTGGGCTTTATCtgtacagagaaaacaaaggcaCTCCGCTGTACAGCCGACTCAACAAATGGGCAAAATACACAATGGAGAACAATACTGAGGccatagagaaagagatggacatACTGAACTGCTAG
- the calhm1a gene encoding calcium homeostasis modulator protein 1, giving the protein MDKFRMMFQFLQANQESFMNGICGIMALASAQLYSSFEFSCPCLPEYNYAYGIGILIVPAVWFFLLGFVLNNNISMLTEEWRRPTGKRSKDPSILRYMFCSMTQRALIAPAVWISVTLMDGKSFLCAYSARLDLREFLNESHQTLPDKDLVKLMAKIPCKDVFNGHEIISREAVSRYIRFISQACGWLFLLLMTSVAFMVRAIRPCFTQAAFLKTKYWSHYIDTERKVFDETCREHAKAFAKVCIQQYFESVSGEMLVLHGQRSHKKDKDNDQEHQRSDEEKLLGIRRKEDINKILWDWHSCKPPLNLKKQGNDSNSTNGFANGFHPQTTPKHQSVAYYSKV; this is encoded by the exons ATGGATAAATTTCGGATGATGTTTCAGTTCTTACAAGCAAACCAAGAATCGTTTATGAATGGCATCTGCGGAATCATGGCCTTAGCGAGCGCGCAACTTTACTCGTCATTTGAATTCAGTTGCCCATGCTTACCTGAGTATAACTATGCCTATGGAATTGGAATACTGATCGTTCCAGCAGTATGGTTCTTCTTGCTTGGATTTGTGTTGAACAATAACATATCGATGCTAACAGAGGAGTGGAGACGGCCAACAGGAAAGCGAAGTAAAGACCCGTCTATTTTACGGTACATGTTCTGTTCGATGACACAGCGCGCTCTGATAGCACCGGCAGTTTGGATATCTGTAACGCTTATGGACGGTAAGAGCTTTCTGTGCGCATACAGCGCCAGGCTGGATTTAAGAGAGTTTCTCAACGAAAGCCACCAAACACTCCCCGATAAAGACCTGGTCAAACTAATGGCGAAAATTCCGTGTAAAGATGTGTTCAATGGGCACGAGATCATCTCTAGGGAAGCGGTGTCTCGGTACATTCGGTTTATATCTCAG GCCTGCGGCTGGTTATTCTTATTGCTGATGACTTCAGTGGCTTTCATGGTGAGAGCCATCAGACCATGTTTTACCCAAGCGGCCTTCCTCAAGACCAAATACTGGTCCCACTACATCGACACAGAGCGGAAAGTGTTTGATGAGACATGCCGAGAGCATGCCAAGGCGTTCGCTAAGGTCTGCATTCAGCAGTACTTTGAAAGTGTAAGCGGTGAGATGCTGGTTTTGCACGGTCAGCGTTCTcataagaaagacaaagacaacgACCAGGAGCATCAGCGCAGTGATGAGGAGAAACTGCTGGGCATTCGTAGGAAAGAGGACATCAATAAAATCTTATGGGACTGGCACTCATGCAAACCTCCACTGAACCTGAAAAAACAGGGAAATGACAGTAATAGCACAAATGGATTTGCAAATGGCTTCCACCCCCAAACAACCCCAAAGCATCAAAGTGTGGCCTATTACTCAAAAGTCTGA
- the calhm3 gene encoding calcium homeostasis modulator protein 3, protein MDRLKLVLQYFQSNSESISNGICVILALISVKLYTSFDFNCPCIPQYNKMYALGVMFVPPIILFLLGVLINRHTGVMMEEWLRPEGNRAKNPAVVKYLFSAMMQRALLAPMVWVLVTLLDGKCFICAFSMSVDPKHFTGMPNTTGLDLVRILAKVPCKEDIIFRNTTFRKAVSRYLRCYSQAIGWSILLFLILLGAGARLVKPCFNHAAFLQTRYWSNYLDIEQKLFDETCVLHARDFARKCVVQFFEGMREDEVVRLPLSYGLRPRKGRAEDEEEEEEHLHGITRQEQVDHLLHTWHQCKPELDVTKIAYRPKVCITWEDHNGHTLFSDV, encoded by the exons ATGGATCGCTTAAAGCTAGTTCTTCAGTATTTCCAGTCTAATTCAGAGTCCATCTCCAACGGCATTTGTGTGATACTGGCTTTGATTAGCGTCAAGCTTTACACCAGTTTCGATTTCAACTGTCCGTGTATACCACAATACAATAAAATGTACGCGCTGGGAGTTATGTTCGTTCCGCCgatcatcctcttcctcctgggGGTGCTGATTAATCGTCACACGGGTGTGATGATGGAAGAATGGCTTAGACCAGAGGGGAACAGGGCCAAAAATCCCGCGGTGGTCAA GTATCTGTTTTCGGCCATGATGCAGAGGGCGTTATTGGCTCCCATGGTGTGGGTCTTGGTGACGCTTCTGGACGGTAAATGCTTCATATGTGCGTTCAGTATGAGTGTTGACCCCAAACACTTCACTGGTATGCCTAACACCACCGGTCTCGACCTGGTTCGCATTTTGGCTAAAGTGCCTTGTAAAGAGGACATAATCTTCAGGAATACCACATTCCGCAAAGCCGTTTCACGTTACTTACGCTGTTATTCACAA GCCATAGGCTGgtccatcctcctcttcctcattctcctgGGCGCGGGGGCGCGTCTCGTTAAGCCCTGTTTCAACCACGCCGCGTTCCTCCAGACGCGCTACTGGAGCAACTACCTGGACATCGAGCAGAAGCTCTTCGACGAGACCTGCGTGCTTCACGCCAGGGACTTCGCCAGGAAGTGTGTGGTGCAGTTCTTTGAGGGCATGCGGGAGGACGAAGTGGTCCGCCTGCCTCTGAGTTACGGCCTGCGGCCCAGGAAAGGCCGGGCTgaagacgaggaagaggaggaggagcatcTGCACGGAATCACCAGACAGGAGCAGGTGGATCACCTGCTGCACACCTGGCACCAGTGCAAACCAGAACTGGATGTGACTAAAATAGCCTACAGGCCAAAAGTGTGTATCACTTGGGAGGACCATAATGGACACACGCTCTTCTCAGATGTGTAG
- the itprip gene encoding inositol 1,4,5-trisphosphate receptor-interacting protein, translating to MQGTIMRVCMVVAATILNHPLLFPKENTTSPEEEEDLLARMREHEERMQVQQAQLEQELSQVDQDVLDTDPSGFSWYFWSALSLVIFFTIEVFRQDLILSEDSDMTAEDEEGLTYGPVNAEILPLDKGTLNSFCETSFHAVSHESCRVREFVEGFVDDLLEALRSICDPEMDVEVEDFVGVGSMFESWRVCRPLMCDIIVPFAPPQPYGFQFQLWCSDSSDFPLDLQGCGRINLIQLNESCSECLCGSSNLNEDMLCLLHNRNSHRTPASRDLEELLCLRNTPHLSKDQVMKWFQISVTKAWGQISHKYDFELTFRNLDSPGALKVRFRSGKVVVLNVTPAVQLDNTDAYFISHFPADSANSSDTHWHLSFTVCERNLLKLFAKSLPENSCHLRCLQILSFLHKKQTALSGSNALCNYHLKTALMHLLLSKRSSAWRPQNLDQRLRDLLSFLQKSLQEKKLCHIIIGNRLIPKQIRIPEAIRTAEPVNLFRSLVLQRQLYSRTVEHFQEMLKNAPVLIREYTSHLPNGSLSRGLHAAVES from the coding sequence ATGCAGGGTACTATAATGCGAGTGTGTATGGTGGTGGCGGCCACCATCCTCAACCACCCACTGCTTTTCCCCAAGGAAAACACCACCAGTcccgaggaggaggaggacctCCTGGCCAGGATGAGGGAGCATGAGGAGAGGATGCAAGTCCAGCAGGCACAGCTGGAACAGGAGCTCTCTCAGGTGGACCAAGACGTCCTCGATACTGACCCGAGCGGCTTCAGCTGGTACTTCTGGAGTGCCCTTTCTCTGGTCATTTTCTTCACAATCGAGGTTTTCAGGCAGGATCTGATCCTCAGTGAAGACTCTGACATGACTGCTGAAGACGAGGAAGGACTTACCTACGGTCCTGTAAATGCCGAAATCTTGCCATTGGACAAAGGGACCCTTAACAGCTTCTGTGAAACCAGCTTCCATGCAGTCTCTCACGAGAGCTGTAGAGTGCGGGAGTTTGTTGAGGGATTTGTGGATGACCTGCTGGAGGCCCTGAGGAGCATCTGTGACCCTGAGATGGATGTGGAGGTGGAGGACTTCGTTGGGGTGGGCAGTATGTTTGAGTCCTGGAGAGTGTGTCGGCCCCTCATGTGTGACATCATCGTTCCCTTCGCCCCGCCCCAGCCTTACGGTTTCCAGTTTCAGCTTTGGTGCAGCGACTCGTCCGATTTCCCTCTGGACCTGCAGGGGTGCGGGAGGATAAACCTGATTCAGCTCAACGAGAGCTGCTCAGAGTGTCTCTGTGGCTCATCCAACCTCAACGAAGACATGCTGTGTCTGCTTCATAACAGAAACAGCCATCGCACACCTGCCAGCCGCGACCTGGAGGAACTCCTGTGCTTGAGGAACACGCCCCACCTGTCCAAAGACCAGGTCATGAAATGGTTCCAGATTTCCGTGACCAAAGCATGGGGCCAAATATCTCACAAGTATGACTTTGAGCTGACCTTCAGGAACCTGGACTCTCCGGGAGCTCTCAAGGTCAGATTCAGGTCGGGAAAGGTCGTTGTCCTTAACGTGACCCCAGCGGTCCAGCTAGACAACACTGATGCCTACTTCATCTCACATTTCCCAGCCGACTCTGCCaactcctctgacacacattgGCACCTGTCTTTCACTGTCTGCGAGAGGAACCTGTTAAAGCTCTTTGCCAAAAGCCTTCCAGAAAATTCCTGTCACCTTCGATGCCTTCAGATACTGTCCTTCCTTCATAAAAAGCAGACAGCTCTGAGTGGCAGCAACGCCCTGTGCAACTACCATCTGAAGACTGCGCTCATGCATCTGCTATTGAGTAAACGCTCATCTGCATGGAGGCCCCAGAACCTGGACCAAAGGCTGAGGGACTTACTCAGCTTCCTACAGAAGAGCCTACAGGAGAAGAAGCTGTGTCATATTATAATTGGGAATCGTCTCATACCAAAGCAAATTAGGATCCCAGAGGCGATCCGGACTGCGGAACCGGTGAACCTTTTTAGATCTCTGGTGCTGCAGCGGCAGCTGTACAGCAGAACGGTGGAGCATTTTCAGGAGATGCTTAAAAACGCTCCCGTCCTCATTCGAGAATACACGTCGCACCTCCCCAACGGCAGCCTCAGCCGTGGGCTCCATGCGGCAGTGGAGTCATAG